A region of Candidatus Binataceae bacterium DNA encodes the following proteins:
- a CDS encoding VanZ family protein — MNPKLKLWLPVVIWCLVIFTASTSLFTAENTSRWIVPILSWIFPGASAATLQSGGFLVRKLAHFTEYSVLFL, encoded by the coding sequence GTGAACCCAAAGCTTAAGTTGTGGTTGCCGGTAGTGATCTGGTGCTTGGTGATTTTCACCGCCTCGACTTCGCTCTTTACGGCCGAAAACACTTCGCGATGGATAGTGCCGATACTGAGCTGGATTTTTCCGGGTGCCAGTGCCGCGACCTTGCAGAGCGGGGGGTTTCTGGTGCGTAAGCTAGCCCATTTCACCGAGTACAGCGTCTTATTTCTA